The following proteins are co-located in the Spea bombifrons isolate aSpeBom1 chromosome 3, aSpeBom1.2.pri, whole genome shotgun sequence genome:
- the SYS1 gene encoding protein SYS1 homolog has translation MADQTGWLCKYLPGRSNDAVFYSNNGKKSRVRPVKITGGKSLVYRCRSLRVLRMAGQFRSYIWDPVLIVSQIALMQCIYYSSLGLWLGALDLMIHYSPSLDQIFNYEILGFSSVHGRASMMAFILNSLTCALGLLYFIRRGKQCLDFTVTVHMFHLFGCWIYISHLPSTFTWWLLNIVCIALMAVIGEYLCVRTELNEIPLNSAPKSNV, from the exons ATGGCTGATCAGACAGGTTGGTTGTGTAAATATCTCCCAGGGCGCAGCAACGATGCG gttttttacagtaataatGGTAAGAAGAGCAGAGTACGGCCAG TAAAAATTACCGGTGGAAAGTCCTTAGTGTATCGCTGCCGATCACTCCGTGTTTTGAGAATGGCTGGTCAATTTCGCAGCTATATATGGGATCCAGTCCTGATCGTCTCCCAAATTGCTTTAATGCAGTGCATCTACTATAGCTCTCTGGGCCTCTGGCTTGGAGCTCTGGACTTAATGATTCACTACAGCCCTTCACTCGACCAGATATTTAATTATGAAATTCTAGGATTTTCCTCGGTACATGGAAGAGCCTCCATGATGGCTTTCATCCTGAACTCTCTGACTTGTGCTTTGGGCCTGCTGTATTTTATCCGCAGAGGGAAGCAGTGCTTGGATTTTACTGTGACGGTCCACATGTTTCACCTTTTTGGATGTTGGATTTATATCTCCCATCTTCCCAGTACGTTCACCTGGTGGCTTCTAAACATTGTCTGTATTGCTTTAATGGCCGTTATAGGGGAATACCTCTGCGTGCGGACTGAACTCAATGAAATTCCTCTCAATTCTGCACCCAAATCTAATGTGTAG
- the AFTPH gene encoding aftiphilin isoform X1 — protein MEPEVIRMYSSSPPPLDNVADEDEDDEFGEFGGFSGVGNSGIGFADLDAVHFPTSREDFLPSKHFMPIHEYSDNVRNFTSLTSISDKETVSEITTSKKGTCLVFDSNSSNESTQNNIAALDNKGSSAEKAKKSDPCVSSESAGSPKHGQAVDACNGEQKHYPGNLTNGFAAAEDSVNPQGIEALDNVTDSKGFQSSTAHSPDLSIDFPPSPGEEFADFSPLSKVDSVHLNDTELKAHTGSHEGQTSIMLNSTLNRVNCDSNLNNNKELTNVVLENFDDSSDLTSTNNSREAALVADDSVAGDEIVKPNVKISEATTQLADTQRCGLTERCQNGEETVQTTDDIHGFTPDGSFETIQKTIQNSSRGDLSPDATSKNPPLTFTDHRESNDLNVKEQSQLDENDFTDDFGDFEDVNHVPFQDELEQPENISKDRESDYEHSKFASHNESETVNQFGDFDSGANTGDLDDFPESDDFADFSSAVNNDQPLDWKAFDDDQTESAPWSAFESEKTDISFPASESWQSYGTAVPSSDQAINTESVPLPESESTLLSDGTTSSSQQSLLSRFERIIQVCFPPPPISETEEIISSLDCLLQTSNLEERTKSLPSTRPHREVLDVWPELQDIHDAYGLKHQWGGSHSNKKLLCSLGIDTRNILFTGNKKQPVIVPMYAAGLGMLEPTKEPLKPLSAAEKIASIGQSSPVSPDDNICSSVQLQESLPPVQFDWSSSGLTNPLDARGGSTLLNLDFFGPVDDSGSNNATFPGVDPELYALTTSKVECSSASNRVTDAFARLMSTAETTSTSARKPRRDENLSEEASKVIASLPELSFMHAKVLMFPATLTPSTSSQDKVD, from the exons ATGGAGCCTGAAGTGATCCGAATGTATTCTtcatctcctcctcctcttgaCAACGTTGCGGATGAAGACGAGGATGATGAATTTGGAGAGTTTGGAGGCTTTTCTGGCGTTGGTAACTCTGGAATAGGCTTTGCCGATTTGGATGCAGTTCATTTTCCTACATCTCGAGAAGACTTTTTGCCATCAAAACACTTTATGCCAATTCATGAATACTCTGATAATGTCCGTAACTTTACTAGCCTTACCTCCATCTCGGACAAAGAGACGGTGTCCGAGATCACTACTTCCAAGAAGGGAACGTGCTTAGTGTTCGATTCAAACTCCAGCAATGAATCGACGCAGAACAATATTGCTGCACTCGACAATAAAGGGAGCTCGGCCGAGAAGGCGAAGAAATCTGATCCGTGTGTGAGCTCGGAGAGCGCTGGCAGTCCAAAACACGGCCAGGCGGTCGACGCTTGTAACGGGGAGCAGAAGCACTATCCGGGGAATCTTACGAATGGGTTTGCAGCAGCCGAAGATTCTGTTAACCCTCAGGGAATAGAAGCTCTGGACAATGTTACAGATTCGAAGGGATTTCAGTCCTCCACCGCACACAGTCCAGATTTAAGCATAGACTTTCCACCTAGTCCCGGAGAGGAGTTTGCGGATTTTTCCCCGCTTTCCAAAGTAGACTCAGTACATTTAAATGATACGGAGCTTAAAGCACACACGGGTTCACATGAAGGGCAGACAAGTATTATGCTGAACAGTACATTGAATAGAGTCAACTGTGACAGCAACTTAAATAACAACAAAGAACTCACAAATGTAGTCTTAGAAAATTTTGATGACTCAAGTGATCTGACTTCTACAAATAACTCTCGAGAAGCTGCTTTAGTAGCAGATGACAGCGTTGCGGGTGATGAAATAGTTAAGCCTAATGTTAAAATCTCCGAAGCTACAACGCAGTTAGCGGATACCCAGAGATGTGGTCTTACAGAGAGGTGTCAGAACGGAGAGGAAACGGTCCAAACCACCGACGACATTCATGGCTTTACACCTGACGGTTCCTTTgaaaccattcaaaaaacaattCAAAATTCCAGCAGGGGTGACTTATCCCCCGATGCCACTAGCAAAAATCCTCCACTAACTTTCACGGACCATCGTGAGTCAAATGACCTCAACGTCAAAGAACAGTCACAATTAGACGAAAATGATTTCACTGATGACTTTGGTGATTTTGAGGATGTAAACCATGTTCCTTTCCAAGACGAGTTAGAACAGccagaaaacatttcaaaagatCGGGAATCTGACTATGAGCATTCTAAATTTGCGTCTCACAACGAATCAGAGACCGTTAATCAATTTGGAGACTTTGATTCTGGGGCAAACACTGGCGACTTGGATGATTTTCCAGAATCGGATGATTTTGCAGACTTCAGCTCCGCTGTTAATAATGATCAGCCTTTGGACTGGAAGGCATTTGATGATGACCAGACAGAAAGTGCCCCATGGTCTGCGTTTGAAAGTGAGAAGACCGACATCTCCTTCCCAGCCAGTGAGTCTTGGCAGTCGTATGGGACAGCGGTGCCTTCTAGTGACCAAGCCATAAACACAGAAAGCGTTCCTTTACCTGAATCCGAATCTACTTTGCTTTCTGATGGAACTACTTCTAGCTCTCAG CAATCGTTACTTAGTCGTTTTGAGCGAATTATCCAAGTCTGCTTCCCACCTCCGCCTATTTCGGAAACAGAAGAAATCATATCATCCCTGGATTGTTTGCTACAAACATCTAATCTTGAAGAAAGAACTAAATCCTTGCCTAGTACTCG CCCACACAGGGAAGTGCTGGACGTGTGGCCCGAGCTGCAGGATATTCATGATGCTTACGGTCTGAAGCACCAGTGGGGAGGTTCACACAGCAACAAGAAACTCCTCTGCTCGCTGGGGATCGACACAAGGAACATA CTTTTTACAGGCAACAAGAAACAACCGGTTATTGTGCCCATGTATGCAGCCGGTCTG GGTATGCTGGAGCCAACCAAGGAACCCCTGAAGCCATTATCTGCTGCAGAAAAGATTGCATCCATTGGACAGTCTTCACCTGTTTCACCAGATGATAACATTTGTTCTTCTGTTCAGTTGCAG GAATCTCTCCCACCTGTCCAGTTTGACTGGAGTAGCAGCGGCCTTACCAACCCCTTAGATG CTAGAGGAGGTTCCACTCTTCTGAACCTTGATTTCTTTGGGCCCGTGGATGACAGTGGCTCAAACAACGCTACGTTTCCAG GTGTGGACCCCGAGTTGTATGCATTGACAACCTCAAAAGTGGAATGCTCCTCGGCAAGCAACAGAGTGACCGATGCGTTTGCAAGATTAATGTCTACAGCAGAGACCACAAGCACATCTGCAAG GAAACCCAGAAGGGATGAGAACCTTAGTGAAGAGGCTTCCAAAGTCATTGCCAGTCTCCCCGAGTTATCTTTCATGCATGCCAAGGTGTTGATGTTTCCAGCCACATTAACGCCTTCAACGAGCTCTCAAGACAAAGTTGActga
- the AFTPH gene encoding aftiphilin isoform X2 — MEPEVIRMYSSSPPPLDNVADEDEDDEFGEFGGFSGVGNSGIGFADLDAVHFPTSREDFLPSKHFMPIHEYSDNVRNFTSLTSISDKETVSEITTSKKGTCLVFDSNSSNESTQNNIAALDNKGSSAEKAKKSDPCVSSESAGSPKHGQAVDACNGEQKHYPGNLTNGFAAAEDSVNPQGIEALDNVTDSKGFQSSTAHSPDLSIDFPPSPGEEFADFSPLSKVDSVHLNDTELKAHTGSHEGQTSIMLNSTLNRVNCDSNLNNNKELTNVVLENFDDSSDLTSTNNSREAALVADDSVAGDEIVKPNVKISEATTQLADTQRCGLTERCQNGEETVQTTDDIHGFTPDGSFETIQKTIQNSSRGDLSPDATSKNPPLTFTDHRESNDLNVKEQSQLDENDFTDDFGDFEDVNHVPFQDELEQPENISKDRESDYEHSKFASHNESETVNQFGDFDSGANTGDLDDFPESDDFADFSSAVNNDQPLDWKAFDDDQTESAPWSAFESEKTDISFPASESWQSYGTAVPSSDQAINTESVPLPESESTLLSDGTTSSSQQSLLSRFERIIQVCFPPPPISETEEIISSLDCLLQTSNLEERTKSLPSTRPHREVLDVWPELQDIHDAYGLKHQWGGSHSNKKLLCSLGIDTRNILFTGNKKQPVIVPMYAAGLGMLEPTKEPLKPLSAAEKIASIGQSSPVSPDDNICSSVQLQESLPPVQFDWSSSGLTNPLDGVDPELYALTTSKVECSSASNRVTDAFARLMSTAETTSTSARKPRRDENLSEEASKVIASLPELSFMHAKVLMFPATLTPSTSSQDKVD; from the exons ATGGAGCCTGAAGTGATCCGAATGTATTCTtcatctcctcctcctcttgaCAACGTTGCGGATGAAGACGAGGATGATGAATTTGGAGAGTTTGGAGGCTTTTCTGGCGTTGGTAACTCTGGAATAGGCTTTGCCGATTTGGATGCAGTTCATTTTCCTACATCTCGAGAAGACTTTTTGCCATCAAAACACTTTATGCCAATTCATGAATACTCTGATAATGTCCGTAACTTTACTAGCCTTACCTCCATCTCGGACAAAGAGACGGTGTCCGAGATCACTACTTCCAAGAAGGGAACGTGCTTAGTGTTCGATTCAAACTCCAGCAATGAATCGACGCAGAACAATATTGCTGCACTCGACAATAAAGGGAGCTCGGCCGAGAAGGCGAAGAAATCTGATCCGTGTGTGAGCTCGGAGAGCGCTGGCAGTCCAAAACACGGCCAGGCGGTCGACGCTTGTAACGGGGAGCAGAAGCACTATCCGGGGAATCTTACGAATGGGTTTGCAGCAGCCGAAGATTCTGTTAACCCTCAGGGAATAGAAGCTCTGGACAATGTTACAGATTCGAAGGGATTTCAGTCCTCCACCGCACACAGTCCAGATTTAAGCATAGACTTTCCACCTAGTCCCGGAGAGGAGTTTGCGGATTTTTCCCCGCTTTCCAAAGTAGACTCAGTACATTTAAATGATACGGAGCTTAAAGCACACACGGGTTCACATGAAGGGCAGACAAGTATTATGCTGAACAGTACATTGAATAGAGTCAACTGTGACAGCAACTTAAATAACAACAAAGAACTCACAAATGTAGTCTTAGAAAATTTTGATGACTCAAGTGATCTGACTTCTACAAATAACTCTCGAGAAGCTGCTTTAGTAGCAGATGACAGCGTTGCGGGTGATGAAATAGTTAAGCCTAATGTTAAAATCTCCGAAGCTACAACGCAGTTAGCGGATACCCAGAGATGTGGTCTTACAGAGAGGTGTCAGAACGGAGAGGAAACGGTCCAAACCACCGACGACATTCATGGCTTTACACCTGACGGTTCCTTTgaaaccattcaaaaaacaattCAAAATTCCAGCAGGGGTGACTTATCCCCCGATGCCACTAGCAAAAATCCTCCACTAACTTTCACGGACCATCGTGAGTCAAATGACCTCAACGTCAAAGAACAGTCACAATTAGACGAAAATGATTTCACTGATGACTTTGGTGATTTTGAGGATGTAAACCATGTTCCTTTCCAAGACGAGTTAGAACAGccagaaaacatttcaaaagatCGGGAATCTGACTATGAGCATTCTAAATTTGCGTCTCACAACGAATCAGAGACCGTTAATCAATTTGGAGACTTTGATTCTGGGGCAAACACTGGCGACTTGGATGATTTTCCAGAATCGGATGATTTTGCAGACTTCAGCTCCGCTGTTAATAATGATCAGCCTTTGGACTGGAAGGCATTTGATGATGACCAGACAGAAAGTGCCCCATGGTCTGCGTTTGAAAGTGAGAAGACCGACATCTCCTTCCCAGCCAGTGAGTCTTGGCAGTCGTATGGGACAGCGGTGCCTTCTAGTGACCAAGCCATAAACACAGAAAGCGTTCCTTTACCTGAATCCGAATCTACTTTGCTTTCTGATGGAACTACTTCTAGCTCTCAG CAATCGTTACTTAGTCGTTTTGAGCGAATTATCCAAGTCTGCTTCCCACCTCCGCCTATTTCGGAAACAGAAGAAATCATATCATCCCTGGATTGTTTGCTACAAACATCTAATCTTGAAGAAAGAACTAAATCCTTGCCTAGTACTCG CCCACACAGGGAAGTGCTGGACGTGTGGCCCGAGCTGCAGGATATTCATGATGCTTACGGTCTGAAGCACCAGTGGGGAGGTTCACACAGCAACAAGAAACTCCTCTGCTCGCTGGGGATCGACACAAGGAACATA CTTTTTACAGGCAACAAGAAACAACCGGTTATTGTGCCCATGTATGCAGCCGGTCTG GGTATGCTGGAGCCAACCAAGGAACCCCTGAAGCCATTATCTGCTGCAGAAAAGATTGCATCCATTGGACAGTCTTCACCTGTTTCACCAGATGATAACATTTGTTCTTCTGTTCAGTTGCAG GAATCTCTCCCACCTGTCCAGTTTGACTGGAGTAGCAGCGGCCTTACCAACCCCTTAGATG GTGTGGACCCCGAGTTGTATGCATTGACAACCTCAAAAGTGGAATGCTCCTCGGCAAGCAACAGAGTGACCGATGCGTTTGCAAGATTAATGTCTACAGCAGAGACCACAAGCACATCTGCAAG GAAACCCAGAAGGGATGAGAACCTTAGTGAAGAGGCTTCCAAAGTCATTGCCAGTCTCCCCGAGTTATCTTTCATGCATGCCAAGGTGTTGATGTTTCCAGCCACATTAACGCCTTCAACGAGCTCTCAAGACAAAGTTGActga